Proteins encoded together in one Lysinibacter cavernae window:
- a CDS encoding DUF11 domain-containing protein: MIRARQQRTGSVGQLRKIGGKSWQRGVAALAAVILAGSMIPGAPAAAEDTGQDAVVDQTQTPPTEQPTPSEESTTPSQLTTDEPAPSDDAPTVQSTVQPTAPATDGQLQQLPPDNTDEAAPAEASDEPGVIVPFSIQGAVATVQSDGTDTFDANNDPGNDQAANNGIVRTNDEIQYKFEYNTNAAVITPVITSTAPAGTQWIAVPPTCVGPGTTPHPSGIYDSVTGQPGGDRRLLVCQLVSQPDSVSDSILPRLKVSTQPGQGTALPVRFMISDASGDAPILSNEVSTTVSAAPFYDLRKLGRAATANVNGPNGEPGIMNSYPVGITVAHPTRFGPQQGIKGMSQLSNTVTFHDDLTQYSRGARLYDWAGSGCGYINGGDIGGVPASRIGITGSSTATNSVPNSGTISCAANGQGFDMTFTGMDTSASSFPTTNAQGGTLGANYLFVATGIMRVWLPQSDVVNGADGIPGTGDDNSLLLTNTVSQFDPTDTTGQSNYGTGSEALTTCFGRPLDRCDNTTSFTLTAGMGMSKQYRAYAGGGTPPGASGLWTGDLRAGLGYKVTSRVAITPAVLPALNARTCDIFDRSSQRLVQGSGANTNPASFGQSAGADPVLPGQYLIEYGAGTSQPTTFAGMRAARCDDGDAVWSASPTSATLGGSLTPNGFRDTIDRVRITFSRDLAPQTAFYLYTNLEVYSTSTLDPAQNPDGTILSNFGQFKYGETPTWSTANTYNPVNHTGAQMGDRILFVPGEVRVSKEVREAIPGSGSQVLAGQDAEFVLKPSASGLIGSAPGTMRDVVVTDILPTTAPRLAINPLSVTAPPGVVLEFCSLCNGSDWSTSPPDTTYGLRWNFGDVPSGTPLPELSYQVRVPIDAANNQSYLNTVSITSPDDPSTAAQRTATATISVVAAATVLATKSTVRPVEPLNTDLRWTLAIRNATAVPIDSLDVIDILPFSGDGRTPPSGFAGDFSAISVENLPTGLTAYVTDVPPVDLDTRDGIGDSRLDPGAVTDTWFVPPGTGVWACTLAQLGTAGCPTAASVTAIRFASDYAQSGVLAPNETASWDLVLTPTGNATGNQYTNRYVARVNPEVLQLPVNSPDVPIRVVAPSVSIVKDVCITEICAVDDETAWGQSAELPTGREAVYRLTVTNTGEEPGEVTVSDVLPTSLSLVSGSVEASAGDTTGFDPDWAVGTVAPGQSETLLFRAATSGLGSITNIATANIVDRFDQSATDDDDALITVVAVPIGLTKTLTRNTVGPDGIGELTYDIEVSNDTAYPSTYSLADELRFGAGIVITSAVASNVTPGDIEVNENWNGRDVTELTVDTPIEATSSHTYQVVVAVQTPGGLPDDQRECATGGGAGGFLNAAALLDTDPAVTASDCDSAPAGTLSVTKTGAAQVEAGGLVTWSIRVENTGDIDAGAFVISDELPAGITLDSASDDAEVNGQVVTWRFDGLAVGASRTVTVSGTVDASLAGKAVTNCAATSLPEGWFDPEISPADRAALVAAVATPNCAETEVTTDVPPTVPPTSPPGPGAGGSGSGLAITGAAESFVAWWGVVALLLAGAALVFGSRRNRSRGL, from the coding sequence ATGATTCGTGCTCGTCAACAACGAACCGGCTCCGTCGGTCAATTGCGTAAAATCGGCGGCAAGTCGTGGCAGCGAGGGGTGGCGGCCTTGGCCGCGGTTATCCTTGCCGGCTCCATGATTCCAGGGGCCCCAGCGGCGGCTGAGGATACGGGGCAGGATGCCGTGGTTGACCAAACGCAGACACCCCCAACGGAACAGCCAACACCTTCTGAAGAGTCGACAACGCCGTCGCAGCTCACGACCGACGAACCTGCGCCGTCTGACGACGCACCGACCGTGCAGTCGACCGTGCAGCCGACCGCGCCAGCAACCGACGGCCAGCTCCAGCAGCTTCCTCCCGACAACACAGACGAGGCTGCGCCCGCAGAGGCGTCAGACGAACCTGGTGTGATCGTACCGTTCTCCATTCAAGGTGCCGTGGCGACCGTCCAATCAGACGGAACCGACACCTTTGACGCCAATAACGACCCTGGAAACGACCAAGCGGCAAATAACGGCATCGTTCGTACCAATGACGAGATCCAGTACAAATTTGAGTACAACACCAACGCGGCAGTTATCACGCCGGTGATTACCTCTACGGCCCCGGCCGGCACCCAGTGGATAGCGGTTCCGCCAACGTGTGTCGGTCCTGGAACCACGCCTCATCCCTCTGGCATTTATGACAGCGTGACCGGACAGCCGGGCGGCGACCGCAGACTCCTGGTTTGCCAGTTGGTTTCCCAACCAGATTCGGTGAGCGACTCGATTCTGCCACGGCTCAAAGTATCCACCCAGCCTGGTCAGGGTACAGCCCTTCCCGTGAGATTTATGATTTCGGATGCGAGTGGCGATGCTCCCATCCTCTCCAACGAAGTGAGCACTACCGTTTCGGCCGCGCCGTTTTACGACCTCCGCAAACTCGGTCGAGCGGCGACGGCAAACGTCAACGGGCCAAACGGCGAGCCAGGCATCATGAACTCATACCCCGTAGGAATCACCGTTGCCCATCCAACCCGATTTGGGCCCCAACAGGGCATCAAAGGAATGTCTCAGCTGAGCAACACGGTCACGTTTCATGACGACCTGACGCAGTACAGCCGTGGCGCTCGGCTCTACGACTGGGCCGGTAGCGGCTGTGGGTACATCAACGGTGGCGATATCGGGGGCGTTCCCGCCTCGCGAATTGGTATCACCGGCAGCTCAACGGCCACCAACTCCGTCCCAAACAGCGGAACCATTTCCTGTGCCGCAAACGGGCAAGGGTTTGATATGACGTTTACCGGCATGGATACCTCGGCATCGTCGTTCCCAACCACAAACGCGCAGGGTGGAACTCTGGGGGCCAACTATCTCTTCGTGGCAACGGGCATCATGCGCGTGTGGCTGCCGCAGTCTGACGTGGTGAACGGTGCCGACGGTATTCCCGGAACTGGCGACGATAACAGCCTGCTACTGACCAACACGGTGAGCCAGTTTGATCCAACCGATACAACCGGTCAGTCGAACTACGGAACGGGCAGTGAGGCGCTCACGACCTGCTTCGGTCGCCCGCTCGACCGATGCGACAACACAACGTCCTTCACCCTCACCGCCGGTATGGGCATGAGCAAGCAGTACCGCGCCTATGCCGGCGGCGGCACGCCTCCCGGAGCCTCTGGCCTCTGGACGGGGGACTTGCGCGCCGGTCTTGGGTATAAGGTCACGAGCCGGGTTGCCATTACGCCTGCCGTGCTGCCAGCGCTGAATGCAAGGACGTGCGATATCTTTGACCGAAGCTCCCAGCGGCTCGTGCAGGGGTCTGGCGCCAACACGAACCCAGCGAGTTTTGGCCAGAGCGCAGGAGCTGATCCAGTGTTGCCAGGCCAGTATCTGATCGAATACGGCGCCGGGACGAGCCAGCCGACAACCTTCGCCGGTATGCGCGCGGCTCGATGTGACGACGGCGATGCCGTCTGGTCGGCCTCGCCAACAAGCGCAACGCTTGGCGGGAGTCTGACGCCGAACGGCTTCCGCGACACCATCGACAGGGTACGAATCACGTTCAGTCGTGACCTTGCCCCGCAGACAGCCTTCTACCTGTACACCAATCTTGAGGTCTATTCGACCTCGACGCTTGATCCCGCACAGAATCCTGACGGCACCATCCTGTCGAACTTCGGGCAGTTCAAGTACGGCGAAACACCCACGTGGAGCACTGCGAATACCTACAACCCCGTGAACCACACGGGCGCGCAGATGGGCGACCGTATCTTGTTTGTCCCCGGCGAGGTTCGGGTGTCAAAGGAAGTCCGTGAGGCGATCCCAGGTTCGGGGTCGCAGGTGCTTGCCGGACAAGACGCTGAGTTTGTGCTCAAGCCGTCTGCCTCTGGGCTGATCGGCTCGGCACCGGGAACGATGCGGGACGTTGTGGTGACCGACATCCTGCCAACGACCGCTCCGCGTCTTGCGATTAATCCGCTGAGCGTGACGGCTCCGCCCGGGGTTGTTCTTGAGTTCTGCTCGCTTTGTAACGGCAGCGACTGGAGTACGTCGCCGCCAGACACAACATATGGCCTTCGCTGGAACTTTGGCGACGTGCCGTCGGGGACTCCGCTGCCTGAGCTCTCGTATCAGGTGCGTGTGCCCATCGACGCGGCCAATAACCAGTCGTACCTGAACACCGTTTCGATTACCTCGCCAGACGACCCATCGACGGCGGCCCAGCGAACGGCAACGGCCACGATTTCTGTTGTCGCCGCTGCCACCGTGCTCGCCACAAAATCCACCGTTCGGCCTGTTGAGCCGCTCAACACGGACCTGCGCTGGACACTCGCGATCCGCAATGCCACGGCCGTGCCCATCGACAGCCTTGATGTCATCGATATCCTCCCGTTCTCGGGTGATGGCCGCACACCGCCGTCCGGCTTTGCCGGTGACTTTTCGGCGATCTCGGTTGAAAACCTGCCAACGGGGCTGACAGCGTATGTCACGGATGTGCCGCCGGTTGACCTTGATACTCGAGATGGGATCGGCGATAGCCGGCTGGATCCTGGGGCCGTGACCGACACCTGGTTCGTACCGCCGGGAACGGGGGTATGGGCCTGCACGCTGGCTCAGCTGGGAACCGCAGGTTGCCCAACGGCAGCATCCGTCACCGCCATTCGGTTTGCGAGTGACTACGCGCAGTCGGGAGTACTTGCACCAAACGAAACCGCAAGCTGGGATCTGGTGCTCACGCCTACCGGTAACGCAACGGGCAACCAGTACACCAACCGGTATGTCGCCCGCGTGAATCCAGAGGTGCTGCAGTTGCCTGTGAACTCACCCGACGTGCCGATCCGTGTGGTTGCGCCGTCTGTTTCAATCGTGAAGGATGTCTGCATCACCGAGATCTGCGCGGTTGACGATGAGACGGCCTGGGGCCAGTCGGCCGAACTCCCAACCGGTCGGGAAGCGGTATACCGGCTCACGGTGACAAACACGGGTGAAGAGCCCGGCGAGGTCACGGTCTCTGACGTGCTGCCAACGTCGTTGTCACTTGTGAGCGGCAGCGTTGAGGCGAGCGCTGGGGATACCACTGGATTCGACCCCGATTGGGCCGTTGGTACGGTTGCTCCCGGCCAGTCAGAGACGCTCCTGTTTCGCGCAGCGACGAGTGGCCTCGGCTCCATCACAAATATCGCGACGGCCAACATCGTTGACCGCTTTGATCAGTCAGCGACCGATGATGATGATGCTCTGATTACGGTTGTTGCCGTTCCGATCGGGCTCACGAAGACGCTCACACGCAACACCGTTGGTCCTGACGGAATTGGAGAGCTCACGTACGACATCGAGGTGAGCAACGACACTGCGTACCCAAGCACGTATTCGCTTGCCGATGAGCTTCGCTTTGGTGCGGGGATTGTGATTACGAGTGCGGTCGCCTCAAACGTTACTCCTGGCGATATCGAAGTGAACGAGAATTGGAATGGGCGTGACGTCACCGAGTTGACTGTTGACACACCGATTGAGGCGACGAGTAGCCACACCTACCAGGTTGTGGTTGCGGTCCAGACTCCTGGTGGCCTTCCTGACGACCAGCGCGAGTGTGCAACAGGGGGAGGAGCAGGAGGATTCTTGAACGCTGCGGCCTTGTTGGATACCGATCCTGCGGTCACGGCATCCGACTGCGACTCTGCTCCGGCAGGAACGCTGAGCGTCACAAAAACAGGCGCGGCGCAGGTCGAGGCAGGCGGGCTCGTGACGTGGAGTATCCGCGTTGAGAACACGGGGGACATAGACGCTGGAGCGTTTGTTATTTCGGACGAGCTGCCAGCGGGAATCACGCTTGATTCTGCTTCGGACGACGCAGAGGTGAACGGCCAGGTTGTGACCTGGCGCTTTGACGGGCTTGCCGTTGGCGCGAGCCGCACGGTGACGGTTTCCGGCACTGTCGACGCATCCCTTGCCGGCAAGGCGGTCACAAACTGTGCGGCCACGTCGCTTCCTGAGGGTTGGTTTGATCCGGAGATTTCTCCAGCAGACCGTGCGGCGTTGGTTGCGGCCGTGGCAACGCCAAACTGCGCGGAGACCGAGGTAACAACTGATGTTCCTCCGACCGTTCCACCAACGTCGCCCCCTGGGCCAGGTGCGGGGGGCTCCGGTTCTGGGCTTGCCATTACGGGAGCAGCAGAATCCTTTGTGGCCTGGTGGGGAGTTGTTGCCCTTCTTCTGGCGGGAGCAGCGCTGGTGTTTGGGTCGAGGCGAAATCGATCGCGCGGGCTCTGA
- a CDS encoding DUF1214 domain-containing protein, with translation MSEKTVAVNVDNFARAESDRMFDFVLHDTGGTNRWVINRQPTPLDHQPIIRQNRDTLYSANIVDASQGLRLTLPETHGRYASVMVVNQDHFIPRIIHEAGQHSLSAEEIGTPFALVGVRILVDPNDPLDIAAVNELQDQFEVEAGSALPFTHPSYDTASFDSTRNHLVALSLGIGDYRGAFGSADAVDPVRHLLGSASGWGGFPESEAMYLNVDPGLPAGSYELTVGDVPVDAFWSITVYNEAGYMEPNDRGVVSVNSVTAERNADGSVTVRFGDGDLPNTIPVPEHWNYMVRLYQPRAEAVSRDWVFPSLSGRSQ, from the coding sequence ATGTCAGAAAAAACAGTTGCGGTCAATGTCGATAATTTTGCTCGCGCAGAATCAGATCGCATGTTTGATTTTGTCTTGCACGACACGGGAGGGACTAACCGATGGGTCATCAACAGGCAACCAACGCCGCTGGACCATCAACCCATCATTCGCCAAAACCGTGACACGCTCTACAGCGCCAACATCGTTGACGCGTCACAGGGCCTCCGCCTCACACTGCCAGAGACCCACGGGCGATATGCCTCCGTCATGGTTGTGAATCAGGACCACTTCATCCCAAGGATCATTCACGAGGCCGGACAACACTCGCTTTCTGCTGAAGAGATCGGAACACCGTTTGCGCTTGTTGGAGTCAGGATACTTGTCGACCCGAATGACCCACTCGACATTGCGGCGGTGAATGAGCTGCAAGACCAGTTTGAGGTCGAGGCGGGGTCTGCGCTCCCCTTCACGCATCCGAGCTACGACACGGCCTCATTCGACAGCACCAGAAACCACCTCGTTGCGTTGTCTCTCGGCATCGGAGACTATCGCGGCGCATTTGGCAGCGCAGACGCCGTTGACCCCGTGCGACACCTGCTCGGCTCGGCATCTGGCTGGGGCGGCTTCCCCGAGAGCGAAGCGATGTATCTCAACGTTGACCCTGGGCTCCCTGCGGGCAGTTACGAGCTCACGGTCGGCGATGTTCCGGTTGATGCGTTCTGGTCGATTACCGTCTACAACGAGGCCGGCTACATGGAGCCAAACGATCGTGGCGTTGTGAGTGTCAACAGTGTCACGGCCGAACGGAATGCAGACGGCTCGGTGACCGTGCGCTTTGGTGACGGCGATCTGCCAAATACCATCCCGGTGCCCGAGCACTGGAACTACATGGTCCGCCTGTACCAGCCGAGGGCTGAGGCGGTTTCGCGTGACTGGGTCTTTCCGTCCCTAAGCGGCCGCTCGCAATAA
- a CDS encoding sugar-binding protein yields the protein MSTQRSVQSTPPQRRKIGTALLALGCSGALALSLAAPLPATAVDAADAPHPATTTQVASHSSPADLDIMFVGAHPDDESGRLSVYGEWAETFGARTGVVTVTRGEGGGNAVGPEEGPALGLIREAEERGAVSHASIEDVYNLDDVDFYYTVSEPLTREAWSEESLEKLVRVIRSTTPEVVVTMDPAPTPGNHGQHQEAALLALEAYRVAGDPAVFPGQIQDEGLQPWTVSKIFLNNARGSGAGTGERCPTVYTPVRPTQNIYGVWGGRTSAAGQTWAQVERSAQKQYASQGWAGFPDAPADPAAIGCDFMVQVESRVPYTRGDLSPAAASLSTMLKGASLVADGGLPFGTGAQLTGPDFQIVPGQSTEATVTVSAPAGSGLSNVTVTPQVPAGWTVAPATAAIGTVAPGATVDTAFTVTPATDAPTNSRSLVSAVIAAEGGTGYVDREFEVVPAVRGTQELLPQVRAFQEWATANNYPQMEGFVAPVLTLPSGGTRTVVVDVQNFSAASQSGEVSIALPAGFTATQTTQPYAGLAAGASTTVQFEVTNGDTSLATSNVGGDYAYTITTTAGATTSTAKAALELVPTASIGESSAAPTLDGVITPGEYTTGPIDISRLWEGSACTSAADCGGQAYMTRSGDDIYIAVNVIDDTLGTVLAENDCKRHWRTDSVEIALDPAGNSENTSTTFKAYVFPTTQGGQACFGRDADNNQGEGAAVAPGMEVATSVNEPYTGYVVETKIPASALPSTIDPSAMGLNIFVYDSDTQDLSGQTRLGWSTWGGVQGDPYRWGVATFDGWTPPAVATQAPRLNFDALSSLASPQSIEQSARTGVPLAGKPAATAANAGTAVQTWVEGETLLSAVDIRSAGLVRLFALAEDGTVVASSEQSVDAGTRRIDVALPATTARAETPPVARVAMSFASDAGGSTASVVPLAESRIASATAVAVTPATVRAGEAQSVSVSVATEGLPATGSVELFAGTTSLGAGELVGGSVAFDLVGKLPIGSNGLTARYSGDDVTLASEGGATAVVTDSSTTTPPVTPGGTGGTGGGSAGGPSLTNTGGAEAGWAALAALALIAAGGFALRRRAGRMSAE from the coding sequence ATGTCTACACAACGAAGTGTTCAATCGACTCCGCCGCAACGCAGAAAAATAGGCACTGCACTGTTGGCGCTTGGCTGCTCTGGAGCGCTCGCTCTGAGCCTTGCCGCGCCCCTCCCTGCGACGGCGGTTGACGCGGCGGATGCACCGCATCCGGCGACAACAACCCAGGTTGCGAGTCATAGCAGCCCTGCCGATCTTGACATCATGTTTGTTGGGGCCCACCCAGACGACGAGTCCGGCAGGCTTTCGGTGTACGGCGAGTGGGCCGAGACCTTTGGTGCCCGAACTGGCGTGGTCACGGTCACGCGCGGTGAGGGCGGCGGCAACGCTGTTGGGCCGGAAGAAGGCCCGGCGCTCGGCCTTATTCGCGAGGCTGAAGAGCGCGGCGCCGTTTCCCACGCCAGCATCGAAGACGTCTATAACCTCGACGACGTTGACTTCTACTACACGGTTTCGGAACCGCTCACGAGGGAAGCCTGGAGCGAGGAATCGCTCGAAAAGCTTGTCAGGGTCATCCGCTCCACCACGCCAGAGGTTGTGGTCACTATGGACCCCGCACCAACTCCCGGAAATCACGGCCAGCACCAAGAAGCGGCACTGCTCGCGCTTGAGGCCTATCGTGTTGCCGGAGACCCAGCCGTATTCCCCGGTCAGATCCAGGATGAGGGGCTGCAGCCGTGGACGGTCAGCAAGATCTTCCTCAATAACGCGCGTGGCTCCGGCGCTGGAACCGGAGAACGCTGCCCGACGGTCTACACACCGGTTCGCCCAACCCAGAACATCTACGGTGTTTGGGGCGGACGCACCTCGGCTGCCGGTCAGACCTGGGCGCAGGTAGAGCGTTCAGCCCAGAAACAATATGCCTCGCAGGGCTGGGCAGGATTCCCGGATGCTCCCGCCGACCCCGCCGCAATTGGCTGCGACTTTATGGTCCAGGTTGAATCAAGGGTGCCTTACACACGTGGTGATTTGAGCCCAGCGGCAGCGAGCCTGAGTACGATGCTCAAGGGCGCCTCGCTTGTTGCCGACGGTGGACTTCCGTTTGGTACCGGGGCGCAGCTCACCGGTCCCGACTTTCAGATCGTCCCAGGACAGTCAACCGAGGCGACAGTGACCGTTAGCGCACCTGCAGGCAGCGGCCTGAGCAACGTCACGGTTACCCCGCAGGTACCGGCAGGCTGGACGGTTGCCCCTGCTACCGCCGCCATCGGCACGGTTGCCCCTGGTGCGACGGTTGACACCGCATTCACCGTGACCCCGGCAACAGATGCGCCTACCAACAGCCGTTCGCTGGTCTCAGCCGTGATTGCGGCCGAAGGCGGCACCGGCTACGTTGATCGCGAGTTTGAGGTTGTTCCAGCCGTTCGCGGCACCCAGGAATTGCTGCCGCAGGTTCGTGCGTTCCAGGAGTGGGCTACAGCAAATAACTACCCACAAATGGAGGGCTTTGTTGCTCCCGTGCTGACGCTTCCGTCAGGGGGAACCCGCACCGTTGTTGTTGACGTTCAGAACTTCTCTGCCGCATCGCAGAGTGGTGAGGTGAGCATTGCGCTGCCCGCTGGATTTACCGCGACGCAGACGACGCAGCCCTACGCAGGCCTTGCGGCTGGGGCGTCAACGACCGTCCAGTTTGAGGTGACAAACGGTGACACCTCGTTGGCCACGTCGAATGTTGGCGGGGACTACGCCTACACCATCACAACTACGGCAGGGGCAACAACGAGCACGGCAAAGGCAGCCCTTGAACTCGTCCCAACAGCGAGTATTGGTGAGTCTTCCGCAGCACCGACGCTTGACGGCGTGATCACGCCCGGTGAGTACACCACTGGCCCCATCGATATCAGCCGCCTCTGGGAAGGTTCCGCGTGCACAAGCGCTGCTGATTGTGGGGGACAGGCTTACATGACGCGGAGCGGTGACGACATCTACATCGCGGTCAACGTCATAGACGACACCCTGGGAACGGTCCTCGCTGAGAACGACTGCAAGCGGCACTGGCGCACCGACTCTGTTGAGATCGCGCTAGATCCCGCCGGAAACTCGGAGAACACCTCGACAACGTTCAAAGCCTATGTATTCCCAACCACCCAGGGCGGGCAGGCATGCTTCGGGAGAGACGCGGATAACAACCAGGGCGAAGGCGCGGCGGTTGCCCCCGGCATGGAGGTAGCAACATCGGTCAACGAGCCGTACACGGGCTATGTCGTTGAGACGAAGATCCCGGCCTCTGCGCTGCCATCCACCATCGACCCAAGCGCGATGGGTTTGAACATCTTTGTCTACGACTCTGACACGCAGGATCTCTCCGGCCAGACCCGACTCGGCTGGTCAACGTGGGGCGGAGTCCAGGGGGACCCGTATCGCTGGGGCGTCGCAACCTTTGACGGTTGGACCCCACCGGCCGTTGCGACGCAGGCACCGCGCCTGAACTTTGACGCGCTGTCGAGCCTCGCATCGCCACAGAGTATCGAGCAGTCGGCCCGCACTGGCGTTCCGCTGGCCGGCAAGCCTGCCGCCACCGCTGCCAACGCCGGCACGGCGGTTCAGACCTGGGTCGAAGGTGAGACACTGCTGAGCGCCGTTGACATTCGTTCAGCTGGCCTTGTCCGGCTCTTCGCTCTCGCGGAGGACGGCACCGTTGTCGCGAGCTCAGAGCAGAGCGTGGATGCCGGCACCCGTCGCATTGACGTTGCCCTTCCTGCAACAACGGCACGGGCAGAAACGCCCCCTGTCGCCCGCGTAGCGATGTCGTTTGCGTCTGACGCGGGCGGGTCGACGGCAAGCGTCGTTCCACTCGCTGAGTCTCGCATTGCCTCTGCCACCGCCGTTGCCGTGACGCCAGCCACGGTTCGGGCCGGTGAGGCGCAGTCTGTCTCGGTTAGCGTCGCGACGGAGGGGCTGCCTGCGACCGGCAGCGTTGAGTTGTTCGCCGGAACGACGTCGCTTGGCGCCGGCGAATTGGTAGGCGGTTCGGTTGCGTTTGACCTGGTTGGAAAGCTGCCTATCGGGAGTAATGGGCTGACCGCCCGTTACTCCGGCGATGATGTGACGCTCGCAAGCGAAGGGGGCGCGACTGCGGTCGTCACCGATTCGTCAACGACCACCCCGCCGGTCACTCCCGGCGGAACGGGTGGTACCGGAGGCGGCTCAGCGGGTGGACCATCCCTGACCAACACCGGTGGTGCTGAAGCCGGCTGGGCAGCACTTGCAGCCCTCGCCCTGATTGCAGCGGGCGGCTTTGCCCTTCGCCGTCGGGCAGGTCGGATGAGCGCCGAATAG
- a CDS encoding 6-phospho-beta-glucosidase: MKLTIIGGGGFRVPQIFEALGADGDHVRVTELCLYDVSADRLNTIKAVLTQLQPSLPQPPFVTYTTNLDEAVTNARFVFSAMRIGGIEGRIMDERIALDLGVLGQETVGPGGLAYALRTLPHARHLAERVAALAPDAWVINFTNPAGMVTEAMRAALGDRVVGICDTPIGLMRRAVHALGATPAEVDFDYVGLNHLGWLRRISVNGKDQLPQLLANDTSLTTIEEARLMGFDWVRALKAIPNEYLYYYYFEREATARIRSSEETRGQFLHRQQGSFYHGAHEHPDSALALWNQTKHDRESSYMAESRPEDERNNREESDIDGGGYQTVALDLMSGLINGRDSTMILNVANRGNVPELPDDAVIEVPCTVSTDGITAHSVAPVEGEMLGLMQQVKAVERLAIEASLRRDETLAWRAIAAHPLVDSVNVARSLFDTYRAEIPGVGDAFN; the protein is encoded by the coding sequence GTGAAACTCACCATTATCGGAGGCGGCGGATTCCGCGTCCCACAAATCTTTGAGGCGCTTGGCGCCGACGGCGACCACGTACGAGTAACCGAGCTGTGCCTCTACGACGTTTCTGCAGACCGTCTGAACACCATCAAGGCCGTGCTGACGCAACTGCAACCGTCGCTGCCGCAGCCTCCGTTTGTCACCTACACAACCAACCTCGATGAGGCCGTTACGAATGCGCGGTTTGTGTTTTCCGCAATGCGCATTGGCGGAATTGAGGGGCGCATCATGGATGAGCGCATCGCCCTCGATCTTGGCGTGCTCGGCCAAGAGACCGTTGGGCCAGGAGGCCTCGCCTACGCGCTTCGCACGCTTCCGCATGCGCGGCACCTTGCCGAACGCGTTGCTGCCCTCGCCCCAGACGCGTGGGTCATCAACTTCACCAACCCGGCTGGCATGGTGACCGAAGCGATGCGCGCGGCCCTCGGCGACCGAGTTGTTGGCATTTGTGACACCCCAATTGGCCTCATGCGCCGCGCGGTGCATGCCCTTGGGGCCACCCCAGCCGAGGTCGACTTTGACTACGTTGGGCTCAACCATCTCGGCTGGCTTCGCCGCATCTCTGTCAACGGCAAAGACCAGCTTCCTCAGTTGCTCGCAAACGACACGTCGCTTACGACCATCGAAGAGGCGCGGCTCATGGGCTTCGATTGGGTGAGGGCGCTCAAAGCCATCCCAAACGAGTACCTCTATTACTACTACTTTGAGCGAGAGGCCACCGCGCGCATCCGTTCATCGGAAGAGACCCGCGGGCAGTTCCTGCACCGCCAGCAGGGCAGTTTCTACCACGGCGCTCACGAGCACCCCGATAGCGCGCTTGCCCTCTGGAACCAGACGAAGCACGATCGTGAATCGAGCTACATGGCTGAGAGCCGCCCGGAAGACGAGCGGAATAACCGCGAGGAGAGCGACATCGACGGCGGCGGCTACCAAACGGTCGCGCTTGACCTCATGTCCGGCCTCATCAATGGGCGCGATTCGACCATGATCCTCAACGTCGCCAACCGCGGCAACGTGCCAGAACTGCCGGATGACGCGGTCATCGAGGTTCCCTGTACCGTTAGCACCGACGGCATCACCGCCCACTCGGTTGCGCCGGTTGAGGGCGAAATGCTTGGGCTCATGCAGCAGGTTAAGGCCGTTGAACGGCTCGCAATTGAGGCTTCGTTGCGCCGCGATGAAACGCTCGCCTGGAGGGCCATTGCCGCGCATCCGCTCGTTGACTCTGTCAACGTTGCCCGTTCACTCTTCGACACCTATCGCGCCGAAATTCCCGGAGTTGGCGACGCATTTAACTAG
- a CDS encoding DeoR/GlpR family DNA-binding transcription regulator: MLTSTRQATILQRVKETGEASVQDLADSMNVSPSTIRRDLNTLSAEGLLRRVRGGGSVEPDAMPFHEVAEKSSSSKERLAKRAAELVNDGDVVVLDIGTTTALIARELRGKTITVITSSIAVLDELRDDSEIELVLLGGVLRRSYHSLVGSLTEDALSQLRASISFIGTSGVQANGTVMDSTGIEVPVKRAILAASPHVVLVADETKFPGTGILSVCPATDINTLVASADADRATLEVFRQAGSDVILA; the protein is encoded by the coding sequence ATGCTCACAAGTACGCGCCAAGCGACGATACTTCAGCGGGTCAAAGAAACGGGCGAAGCCTCGGTCCAAGATCTCGCAGACAGTATGAACGTCAGCCCCTCCACGATTCGTCGCGACCTCAACACCCTCAGCGCAGAGGGCCTCCTACGCCGTGTGCGGGGAGGCGGCAGCGTTGAGCCAGACGCCATGCCGTTTCACGAAGTAGCCGAGAAATCAAGCTCGTCAAAAGAGCGCCTCGCCAAGCGTGCAGCCGAACTTGTGAACGACGGCGACGTTGTTGTGCTCGATATTGGAACGACCACCGCGCTCATTGCGCGCGAACTGCGCGGCAAAACGATCACCGTGATTACCTCAAGCATTGCCGTGCTCGACGAGCTGCGAGATGACAGCGAGATTGAGCTTGTGCTGCTTGGCGGCGTGCTTCGTCGCTCCTACCACTCACTTGTTGGCTCGTTGACCGAGGATGCGCTCAGCCAATTGCGCGCATCCATCTCCTTTATCGGAACGAGCGGCGTGCAGGCCAACGGCACGGTCATGGACTCAACGGGAATCGAAGTTCCCGTCAAACGCGCGATCCTTGCCGCGTCGCCGCATGTTGTACTTGTCGCCGACGAAACCAAATTTCCGGGAACCGGGATTCTCTCGGTCTGTCCCGCAACCGATATCAACACGCTGGTCGCGTCTGCCGATGCCGACCGCGCAACCCTTGAAGTGTTCCGACAAGCAGGAAGTGACGTAATTCTCGCGTGA